The following coding sequences lie in one Mesorhizobium sp. NZP2298 genomic window:
- the cpaB gene encoding Flp pilus assembly protein CpaB: MRANTVIMIVLAGVFGVLAVVLANIWLANQRSAIAQTNDVQRDTVVVAAVALKFGDTLSADKLREVAWPSGAVPAGAFKTAEELLTKDVPAGGGPKQALQAIGVNEPVLASKITGPGQRATLSAVLGEGMKAVSIRVNDVLGVAGFVFPGDRVDVLLTRTVRGNDGADQSFVDVLLQSMKVLAVDQVADASKDSPTVVKSVTLEASTKDAQKLTLAAGAGQLSLALRQAAASKGETTERVTLSDLTGETPADVAARQAELDKKAAAEAEAAAERKRADDKIAGLAQAVERVGSQIDQLSKVKPAPAVASAPEVHEVVKEVVKYVQPEPPARATVGVFRGVKLETYDVPRQP, translated from the coding sequence ATGCGCGCTAATACTGTAATCATGATCGTTCTTGCCGGTGTGTTCGGCGTGCTGGCTGTGGTGCTTGCCAATATCTGGCTGGCAAACCAGCGTAGCGCGATTGCGCAGACAAATGACGTTCAGCGCGACACAGTTGTCGTGGCCGCCGTGGCGCTGAAGTTCGGCGATACGCTGTCCGCCGACAAATTGCGCGAGGTCGCATGGCCGTCGGGCGCGGTTCCGGCCGGCGCTTTCAAGACCGCGGAAGAACTCCTGACCAAGGACGTTCCGGCCGGCGGAGGCCCCAAGCAGGCATTGCAGGCGATCGGCGTCAACGAACCCGTGCTCGCCAGCAAGATCACAGGCCCGGGCCAGCGCGCCACGCTTTCGGCGGTGCTCGGCGAGGGCATGAAGGCCGTTTCCATCCGTGTCAACGACGTGCTCGGCGTCGCCGGATTCGTCTTTCCGGGCGACCGTGTCGACGTGTTGCTGACGCGAACCGTGCGCGGCAATGATGGCGCGGACCAGAGTTTTGTCGACGTGCTGCTGCAGAGCATGAAGGTGCTCGCCGTCGACCAGGTCGCGGATGCGAGCAAGGACAGCCCGACTGTCGTCAAATCGGTGACGCTCGAGGCCAGCACCAAGGATGCGCAGAAGCTGACACTGGCGGCGGGCGCCGGCCAATTGTCGCTGGCGCTGCGCCAGGCCGCGGCCAGCAAGGGCGAGACCACCGAACGTGTGACGCTTTCCGACCTGACCGGGGAAACACCGGCCGACGTCGCTGCCAGGCAGGCTGAACTCGACAAGAAGGCCGCGGCGGAAGCGGAGGCCGCGGCCGAGCGCAAGCGCGCGGACGACAAGATCGCCGGCCTTGCCCAGGCGGTGGAACGGGTCGGCAGCCAGATCGACCAGTTGAGCAAGGTGAAGCCTGCTCCGGCCGTGGCGTCGGCGCCGGAAGTCCACGAAGTCGTCAAGGAAGTCGTCAAGTACGTTCAGCCGGAACCGCCGGCGCGCGCGACGGTGGGCGTCTTCCGAGGTGTGAAGCTCGAGACATATGACGTGCCGCGGCAGCCATAA